The following proteins are co-located in the Apium graveolens cultivar Ventura chromosome 5, ASM990537v1, whole genome shotgun sequence genome:
- the LOC141724937 gene encoding glutamine--tRNA ligase-like yields MVLKDDKAVELFIKIGLDERTAANTLANRKLTSTLISLIHQAGVANGCERGVGNLIYTVATKFPANALVHRVTLLRYIVTLKIKTLAQLEAAFAFLTATASEDLNVIKFEEACGIGVEVTLVDTEETVDEVFEDNKNSIIEKRYRTSVGERFAHVRRRQPWADPKTVKKLIDAKLNALLGERTAADCETFKKKKEKPSKVEEKNYVEPAPLPKRTEEELNPFLIFPSPEENYKVHTEVFFSDETVLRACNSKEVLNKHLEATERKVLTRFPPEPNGYLHIGHAKALFIDFGLAKEREGGCYLRYDDTNPEAERKEYIDHIEEIVKWMGWEPFKITYTSDYFQKLYDLAVELIRKGHAYVDEQKPEDIKKYREKKLNSPFRDREVAESLKLFDEMKQGLIAEGKATLRLKQDMECDNFNMHDLIAYRIKFTPHPRTGDKWCIYPTYDYAHCIVDSLENITHSLCSLEFETRRASYYWLLDALGLYQPFVWEYSRLNVTNTVMSKRKLKCLVTENWVDGWDDPRLMTLAGLRRRGVTSTSINAFVRGTGITRSDCTMIRLERLEYHIREELNKTSPRTMVVIHPLKVVITNMEAGLVMNLDAKKWPDAQTDDASSFYKVPFSSTVYIEHTDFRIKDSKDYYGLAPGKTVLLRYAYPIKCTDVVLADDKETVLEIRAEYDPLKMTKPKGVIHWVAEPEPGVDPLKVEVRLFDRLFHSENPSELDDWLGDLNPLSKVVIPRAYAAPTLHTAEVGDNFQFERLGYFVVDKDSTPDKLVFNRTVTLRDSYGKGGK; encoded by the exons ATGGTGTTAAAAGATGATAAAGCTGTAGAGTTGTTTATAAAAATTGGATTAGATGAACGTACAGCCGCCAACACTCTTGCTAATCGAAAGCTTACTTCTACTCTCATATCCCTTATTCACCAG GCTGGTGTAGCCAACGGATGTGAAAGAGGTGTCGGGAATCTTATTTACACA GTTGCTACCAAGTTCCCTGCCAATGCTCTTGTGCACAGAGTAACACTGCTAAGATATATCGTTACGTTGAAG ATTAAAACTCTAGCTCAGTTAGAAGCTGCTTTTGCATTCCTTACGGCTACTGCTTCGGAGGATCTGAATGTTATTAAATTCGAGGAAGCTTGTGGAATTG GAGTCGAGGTAACTTTAGTAGATACAGAGGAGACTGTAGATGAAGTATTCGAAGACAACAAGAATTCTATAATAGAGAAACGATATCGAACAAGTG TTGGTGAACGTTTTGCTCATGTCCGGAGGAGGCAGCCATGGGCGGATCCAAAAACTGTTAAG AAACTCATAGATGCAAAATTAAATGCACTACTTGGTGAAAGGACTGCTGCAGATTGTGAGACCtttaaaaagaagaaagaaaagcCGTCGAAAGTGGAG GAGAAAAATTATGTTGAGCCTGCTCCCCTGCCAAAACGAACGGAAGAAGAACTCAATCCATTCTTAATTTTTCCTTCGCCAGAAGAAAATTACAAG GTGCATACTGAAGTTTTTTTCAGTGATGAGACTGTGCTCAGAGCTTGTAATTCAAAGGAAGTACTCAATAAGCATTTAGAAGCAACGGAAAGAAAAGTCTTAACCCGCTTTCCACCCGAACCAAATGGTTATCTGCATATCGGTCATGCCAAG GCTTTGTTTATTGACTTTGGTTTGGCAAAAGAAAGAGAAGGGGGCTGCTACTTGAG GTACGATGATACTAATCCTGAAGCTGAAAGAAAGGAATATATCGATCATATTGAAGAAATAGTTAAATGGATGGGTTGGGAGCCATTTAAG ATCACATACACCAGTGATTACTTTCAGAAGCTATATGACTTAGCTGTAGAGCTTATACGAAAGGGTCATGCTTATGTTGATGAGCAG AAACCTGAAGATATAAAAAAGTACAGGGAAAAAAAGTTGAACAGTCCCTTTAGAGATAGAGAAGTTGCCGAATCGTTGAAACTGTTTGATGAAATGAAACAAGGTCTGATTGCAGAAGGCAAAGCAACTCTAAGACTGAAACAGGACATGGAGTGTGACAACTTCAATATGCACGACCTTATTGCATATCGCATTAAG TTTACTCCTCATCCGCGCACAGGAGATAAGTGGTGTATCTACCCAACTTATGACTATGCTCACTGCATTGTTGATTCTCTCGAAAATATTACACATTCG CTCTGTTCACTTGAGTTTGAGACACGCCGTGCTTCTTATTATTGGTTGTTAGATGCTCTTGGCCTTTACCAGCCATTTGTATGGGAGTACTCTCGCTTAAATGTCACAAATACAGTAATGTCTAAGCGCAAG TTAAAATGCCTTGTGACAGAAAATTGGGTTGATGGTTGGGATGATCCTCGTTTAATGACATTAGCTGGATTGCGTCGTCGAGGGGTCACCTCAACTTCAATCAATGCGTTTGTTCGAGGGACTGGAATTACTCGAAG TGATTGTACTATGATTCGCTTGGAACGCCTTGAGTACCACATACGGGAAGAACTGAATAAAACATCCCCTCGTACAATGGTTGTGATTCATCCTCTCAAG GTCGTTATTACCAACATGGAAGCAGGTTTAGTGATGAATCTTGATGCGAAGAAATGGCCTGATGCTCAAACAGATGATGCATCTTCCTTTTACAAG GTTCCTTTTTCCAGTACTGTGTACATCGAGCATACTGATTTCCGAATTAAAGATTCCAAGGATTACTACGGTCTAGCTCCCGGAAAAACTGTCCTCCTCAG GTATGCCTATCCTATAAAATGCACTGATGTAGTACTTGCTGATGATAAAGAGACTGTTCTTGAGATTCGTGCGGAGTACGATCCTTTGAAGATGACTAAGCCTAAG GGGGTTATTCACTGGGTTGCAGAACCCGAACCTGGAGTTGATCCACTTAAGGTGGAAGTCAGATTGTTTGATAGGTTGTTTCACTCCGAG AATccttcagaacttgatgactggCTTGGGGACTTGAACCCACTGTCCAAAGTAGTTATTCCTCGTGCATATGCTGCACCAACACTTCATACTGCTGAGGTTGGAGACAACTTTCAGTTTGAAAGGCTAG GTTATTTTGTAGTTGATAAGGACTCAACGCCTGATAAGCTCGTCTTCAACCGAACTGTCACGTTGAGAGACAGTTATGGCAAGGGAGGGAAGTGA